The Polyangium mundeleinium genome contains the following window.
CGGTGCCCGTCACCGTCAGCGACACGTCGACGAACCCGTCCCATACGGCCGTGTCGCGCACGATGTCGCGCGCCTCGATCGCGAGCTCGACGCCGGCCGCGAGATCCGCCTGGCCGAGCTTCGTCGCGGGATCGAAGAGCTCGAACGCGCCGGCTTCGGTCTTCCGGAAGAGCCGCACTTGCTCCGGCGCGCTCACCGTGAGCGTGCCCGAGGCGTCGGCGTAGGCCTCCGGCCACGGTGCGGCCACGATCCGCGCGAGATCCGCGAGATCATCTTCGCCGTTCACCACCGTGTCGGCGGCGTCGTTGCACCCGATGAGCTGCGCGTCGTTCTGGCCGCCCGCGGGGCACTGGTCCTGATCATCGTCGACGTTGGCGAGGAAGATCGCGCCGTGCGCGGCGTCCCACGTGTCCTCGCCCTGATCCTCCGTGGGATCGTCGAGATCGATCGTGCCGTTGCGGTTCACGTCGGCGCGCAGATCGACGGGGCCCTTGGGCCCGCCGCCGCCTTGCCCGCCCTGGCCCATGCCGCCTTGTCCGTTCCCGCCTTGCCCGTTCCCGCCTTGTCCTGCGCCGCCCCCGACGCCGGGGCCCGACGCGAGCCCGAGATTCTCGTCGTCCCCGCCGCACCCTGCCGCGAGCGCCGCTCCCGAGAGCGTCGCGGCGAACAGCCACGTCCATCGTCTACGCATTCGTTTTCACCTCGAACGATTGTTCGTCCTGCGTGAGGCATCGATGTATGCCGAACAAATGCCTCGCCGCAACGGCCGAATCGTTACGAAATGTGTCCGTTCACGTGACGTGCGAATTGTTCGCCGTGTGTGCTCTGCGCGGCAGAACGTACGCAGAGGATTTCACACCGGCGTTGCAGCCTGCGTGTCTTTTTCCCCGCGGAAGTACGCCTCGGCCTTCTTGGGATTGCAGAGGAGCAAGAGCGGGATCGCCACGACCTGGACGAGCGCGGCGATGAAGATCGCGCGCGAGTACCCCATGCGATCCGCCATCCATCCGCCGTACCACGCCGTGAACGAGTAGCAGAGGTTCGTCATGGCCATGTAGGCCGTGAAGTGCGTCGCGCCGAGCGCCGGGTTCGAGATCGTCATGAAAAACCCGAGCGCCGCCGCGCTGTACATGCAGTACGCGAACTGGTGCGCCGTCTGGTACGCGACGAGGAAGCCGAACCGCGGCCAGAGCTCGGGGTGCGCCCCGAAGGTCGCCATCACGATGCCGATGAGGAGCATGCTCACGGCCATGATGCTCCGCTTGCCGAAGCGATCCGCGAGCGCGCCTCCGACCAGCGAGCCCACGACGCCCGCGGGCGCGTCGAAGCTGCTGAGCGCCCAGAGCGCCTCCTCGGAGAGCCCGAGATCCTTGCGGTAGAGGCGCGTCGTGAACGTGCCGACGAGCGCGAACCCCGCCGGCGCGCAGAAGCCGATGACGAACCCGCCAAGCCCCGGCCAGAACCGCAACGTGCGGAGGAGCTCCTTCAGGTTCAGCCGCTTGCCCTCCGGCGCGAGCTCGGTGCTCTCGCTGCGGGGTCGCTCCCGCACGAGCAGGGGCACGAGCATGATCACCCACACCGGCAGGGCCATCGCGATGAACGTGGCTTCCCATCCGATGTGCTTCGCGAGCTTCGCGCCGCCGGCGCCGATCGAGACGCCGATGATCTTCGCGGCCCACATGATGCTGTTGGCGCGCCCGGTCTCGTTCGCCGGCAGGATGTCCACCGCGAGCCCGTCCGACGCTACGTCCTGGAGCGCGGCGAACGAGTTGTGGACGAACAAGAGCACGTTGATCACGCCGAGCCGGCTCGGATCCGCGGCGGCGAGCGCGAGGAGCGGCAACCCCATCAGGATCTCGGCGAGGAGGATGAACGGGCGCCGCCGGCCGAACCGGCCGCCGCGGTACCGATCGAGCAGCGGCCCGAGGAAGACCTTGAAGCTCCAGGGCAGGTAGGCGATCCCCATGACCGTGCCGAGCGCCTCGTTGCTGAGGCCGCGATCGATCAGGAAGACGCGGTAGCCGCCCGCGAGAAACCCCCAGGGGATCCCCTGCGCCAAGTACATCAAGCCGAAGAAGACGAAGCGGAGGATCCGGTTGTCGACGAGCGTCTTGCCGCGCGGCTTCGGCGGAGCGGTCGCCTCGGGAGCAGCGTAGAGGTTCTCGGCCGGCTCGCTCATCGAGCCGAGGCTATCACGCCTCGTCGACGCCCGATGTCTCCGGGGCGCGGCGATCCCGGAGCCGCGGGAAGAGCGTCGCGCGGATCGACGCGGCCGGCTCGCCGAAGAGCGCTTCGAGGCGCGCGTACACGACGCCGACGAGCCGGCCTTTCGGCGGGCGAAGCATCGCGTGCACGAACGTCACGTCGATCTCGATGCCCGCGTGCGCCGAGGCCTCCGCCGCGAGCTCGCTCGCCCGCTCGCCGCCACGCGCGCGGTCCTTCGTCGTGCGGATCCGGATATGCAGGCCCGCGCGGAGAAGCGCGT
Protein-coding sequences here:
- a CDS encoding MFS transporter, which encodes MSEPAENLYAAPEATAPPKPRGKTLVDNRILRFVFFGLMYLAQGIPWGFLAGGYRVFLIDRGLSNEALGTVMGIAYLPWSFKVFLGPLLDRYRGGRFGRRRPFILLAEILMGLPLLALAAADPSRLGVINVLLFVHNSFAALQDVASDGLAVDILPANETGRANSIMWAAKIIGVSIGAGGAKLAKHIGWEATFIAMALPVWVIMLVPLLVRERPRSESTELAPEGKRLNLKELLRTLRFWPGLGGFVIGFCAPAGFALVGTFTTRLYRKDLGLSEEALWALSSFDAPAGVVGSLVGGALADRFGKRSIMAVSMLLIGIVMATFGAHPELWPRFGFLVAYQTAHQFAYCMYSAAALGFFMTISNPALGATHFTAYMAMTNLCYSFTAWYGGWMADRMGYSRAIFIAALVQVVAIPLLLLCNPKKAEAYFRGEKDTQAATPV